One window from the genome of Garra rufa chromosome 1, GarRuf1.0, whole genome shotgun sequence encodes:
- the LOC141321944 gene encoding uncharacterized protein: LDLMALKEESQVLNEMEEIDHDFINGEKSFSCSQTETTFSRKMTRKTGRSYFTCQQCGKHFSLRASLKRHVRIHTGENPYTCPECGLSFHQKQHFEDHMRIHTKQLYTCPQCGKRFNYKVRFEEHLRVHTGEKPFTCQQCGRSFNQKGNLNSHMRVHSGEKPYTCQQCGRSFNRKENLHCHMTVHTGESLFTCQQCGVSFTLKESFIRHMRIHNGDHPFKCDQCGMSFDQHENLKVHMRTHREKPYTCSECGKSFHRKQHFEDHMRIHSGEQPYTCPQCGKRFNHKRHFEVHKRIHTGEKPFTCQQCGRSFNQKGILNRHMNRHTGEKPFICGHCGKSFRNKAALQYHMRFHT; the protein is encoded by the coding sequence TTAgatctgatggcactgaaagaggagagtcaagtactgaatgaaatggaagagatagatcatgatttcataaatggagaaaagtcttttagttgttcacagactgaaaCGACTTTCTCAAGAAAAATGACTCGAAAGACAGGAAGAAGTTatttcacctgtcaacagtgtggaaagcattTTAGTCTTAGAGCCAGTCTTAAAAGACATgttagaattcacactggagagaatccCTACACATGCCCTGAGTGTGGACTGAGTTTCCAtcaaaaacaacactttgaagaccatatgagaattcacactaaGCAActctacacatgccctcagtgcggaaagaggtttaattatAAAGTACGCTTTGAAGAACActtaagagttcacactggagagaagccttttacctgccagcaatgtggaagaagtttcaaccaaaaaggaaaccttaacagccacatgagagttcactctggagagaagccttatacctgccaacagtgtggaagaagttttaacCGGAAAGAAAACCTCCATtgccacatgacagttcacactggagagagccttttcacctgccaacagtgtggagtaagtttcactctaaaagaaaGCTTtatcagacacatgagaattcacaatggagatcacCCTTTcaaatgtgatcagtgtggaatgagttttgatcaacatgaaaaccttaaagtccacatgagaactcatagagagaaaccctacacatgctctgagtgtggaaagagtttccatcgaaaacaacactttgaagaccacatgagaattcactctggagagcagCCCTACacatgtcctcagtgtggaaagaggttTAATCATAAACGACACTTTGAAGTCCACaaaagaattcacactggagagaagcctttcacctgccagcaatgtggaagaagtttcaaccaaaaaggaatccttaacagacacatgaaccgtcacactggagagaagccatttatatgtggtcactgcggaaagagcttcagaaataaagcagcacttcaataccacatgaggtttcacacatga